The Cystobacter fuscus DSM 2262 region CCCCGCAGGGTGGCCGTCAGCATCTTCTGCGACACGGTGCCAATGCCCCGCCTCAGCTCGTTGAAGCGCTGACTGCCATCGGCCAGCGTGACGATCACCAACACCGACCACTTGTCTCCCACCCGCCCGAGAACGTCTCCGACCGACCGGCAGACTTCCGAGGGGAGGTTGAGGTTACCCAGTTTCATTCAGGTGCCTTCTTGTGCGCTTTTCCAGTCGCCGTTACACACTGACTCTCCTTTAGATACCAACCCGTCAGGGTGGGTCAAGACGAGTCGGGGAAACCCATGAGCACAGAGACGAAGGACACCACGGTGCTGGTCACCGGAGGGTCGGGGTATGTGGGCAGTTGGGCCATCGGTGCCCTGCTGCGGCAGGGGTATCGGGTACGCACGACGGTGCGCCACCTGAAGCGCGAGGACGAGGTGCGCGCGGCCGTCGCCCGGGAGGCGGGCAGCGCCACCGAGCGTCTGTCCTTCTTCGTCGCCGATCTCCTGCGCGACGAGGGGTGGGAGCGCGCGGCGGAGGGCGCGGAGTACATCCTGCACGTCGCCTCGCCTCTGGCCACGGGGGAGTTCAAGGGGCAGGACCTCGTCCGCCCGGCCCGCGAGGGCACCCTGCGGGTGATGAAGGCGGGCGCGCGGGCGGGCGTCAAGCGCGTCGTCATGACGTCCTCGCTGCTGGCCGCCCTCCCACCCGCGGGCCACGACGACTCGCGTCCCATCGATGAGTCCGTCTGGACCGATCTCTCCGGCAAGGACATCAACAATTACACGCGCTCGAAGACCCTGGCCGAACAGGATGCCTGGGACTTCATCCGGCAGTCGGGTGGCTCGATGACGCTCGCCACCGTGCTCCCCGCCATCATCCAGGGGCCCGTGCTGGGCAAGGACTTCTCCGGCTCGGTCGCGATGGTGGCTCTGCTGCTGGGCGGGAAGATGCCGGCCCTGCCACGGTTTGGCTCCAGCATCGTGGATGTGCGCGATCTCGTGGACCTGCACCTCATGGCGATGACGGCGCCCGAGGCCGCCGGCCAGCGGTTCGCCGCCGCCAGCGATTTCCTCTGGATGACCGACATCGCGCGCACGTTGCGCGAACACCTCGGCGCTCGTGCCGCGAAGGTGCCGACGCGGGTGCTGCCCGATGTCGTGGTGCGGCTGCTGGCGCTCGTCAATTCGGATCTCCGTCTGCTCGCGCCCAACCTCGGCCTGCGGCAGGAGTTCTCCTCGGCGAAGGCCCAGCGGCTGCTGGGTTGGCACCCCCGCCCGGCGGCGCGCTCCATCCTCGATGGCGCGGAGAGCCTGCTGCGCGAAGGCCTCGTCTGAAAGCCGCACGGCTCCCGGCGGTGTTGCGCCACCCTGGCGTGGTGACGGAGTGGCACCAGCTCAGCACCGACCATCGCGCCGAGCTTTCTGCTCTCCAGTGAATAGGCGGACCGCGCCTCGGACGGACGGACCATGGACGGTCGAGCCGCCCGTTGGGTAGAGGAGAAGAACATTCCCTCCTGGAGGCCCGCCCATGTCCAAGTCCGTCCTGGAAGCCGATGTCGCCATCGTGGGAGCGGGACCCGCCGGGACGGCCGCCGCGCTGCACCTGGGTCAGCTCGGGGTGAAGCGCGTGGTGCTCGTGGACCGTGCGGACTTCCCCCGGGACAAGACCTGCGGCAGCGGGGTGAGCCCCAAGGGCATCGGTTGTCTGAAGACGCTGGGCGTCTGGGACGCGGTGGAGCCGCACGCCTACTGGATCAAGGGCCTGCGGCTGACCACCCGGGGCAACGAGACGATGTTCCTGTCGGGAGGCGAGGCCGCCGCCGCCATCATCTGCAACCGCCGCACGCTCGATGAGATCCTCCTGCGCCGCGCGCAGTCGCTCGGGGTGGAGTTCGTCCCCAATTTCCTCGTGCGCTCGCTCCTCGAGGAGGGGGGGCGCGTGGTGGGCTTCCAGGACGACGAGGGCCGCGAGGTGCGCGCGCGCTACACGGTGGTCGCCGACGGGGGACACTCCAAGCTCGTCCCCGAGCGGGGCCCCAAGTCCATCCTCCAGGCCATCATGGGCTGGTGGGAGGGCGTCGAGTTCACCCCGCACCACGTGGAGATGATCTTCGATCCGCGCGTGGCGCCCTGGTACGTCTGGCTCTTCCCGGAGAACGACACCCGGGTGAACATCGGCATCTGCTACCGGGACGACGCGCACCAGCACAACGCCCGCGCCCTGTTCCAGCAGATCCTCGACAGCCACTTCGCCCCCCGCCTGCGGGGCGCACGGCAGATCGGCGGATGGAAGGGACACCCCATCCTCTACTCGTACTCCATCGAGAGGCTGCACTCGCCCGGGCGAGTGGTGATCGGCGAGGCGGGACGCATGGTGCATCCCGCCACCGGAGAGGGCATCTACCAGGGCATGCGCTCGGGCATCCTGGCGGCCGAGGCCCTGCGCGACGTGCTCACCGGCGCGAGCACCGAGGCGCGCGCCTTCGAGCGCTACGAGTCACGCTGCCGCCTCGCGTACTCCGCGTCCTTCGCGGCGACCCGGCTGCTGCAACCCCTCATCGACTCGCCCGTGCTCGACACCGTGGCGAAGGTGCTGCCCAAATCCTTGCGCAACCGGGTGGCGGCCGCGCCGTAGGGCCGGGGCGGGTGGGGTGCCTCCCGCGGCGAGGCCTCACCGCGAACGGCACGTCAGATCCCCCGAGGCGCCGCTCAGCTCGCTCAAACCCCTGCAGCTCGCCACGTCTCCGCCCTCGCAGGCCACGTGCAGCAGCCGCTCGCCCTCGGTGCTCTCGCCCTGCCGCAGCGGTGGGCTGAGGAACAGCACGCCCAGCACTCCACACGCCGAGGCCGACCCCGAGGCGCAGCGTGGCCCGGCCGCCTGGGTCACCTCGTCGAGGAACTCGCACGCCTGGCCCGCTCCGAGCAGACACGCGCGCTTGAGCAGTCCGGGCAGCTCGAACACCGGCCGGGGCGCGAGCGGCTCGTCGCGGAGTTCATCGTAGAGGGCGAGGCAACCCAGCGCCGCGCCCCGGTCGCACGCATGGCGGAAGAGCGCCCGCCGGTCCGTGGTGTTCTTCTGACGCCCCTGGGCATCGAGCATCTCGAGCACCGTCAGCCGGCACGCCTCCGGTGAGCCGAGCTCGCACCCCCGCGAGAGCAGTTGTCCGGCGCGCGGCTCGGCCCAGGGGCCCTCGGCGCGCAGGAGCAT contains the following coding sequences:
- a CDS encoding NAD(P)/FAD-dependent oxidoreductase produces the protein MSKSVLEADVAIVGAGPAGTAAALHLGQLGVKRVVLVDRADFPRDKTCGSGVSPKGIGCLKTLGVWDAVEPHAYWIKGLRLTTRGNETMFLSGGEAAAAIICNRRTLDEILLRRAQSLGVEFVPNFLVRSLLEEGGRVVGFQDDEGREVRARYTVVADGGHSKLVPERGPKSILQAIMGWWEGVEFTPHHVEMIFDPRVAPWYVWLFPENDTRVNIGICYRDDAHQHNARALFQQILDSHFAPRLRGARQIGGWKGHPILYSYSIERLHSPGRVVIGEAGRMVHPATGEGIYQGMRSGILAAEALRDVLTGASTEARAFERYESRCRLAYSASFAATRLLQPLIDSPVLDTVAKVLPKSLRNRVAAAP
- a CDS encoding SDR family oxidoreductase gives rise to the protein MSTETKDTTVLVTGGSGYVGSWAIGALLRQGYRVRTTVRHLKREDEVRAAVAREAGSATERLSFFVADLLRDEGWERAAEGAEYILHVASPLATGEFKGQDLVRPAREGTLRVMKAGARAGVKRVVMTSSLLAALPPAGHDDSRPIDESVWTDLSGKDINNYTRSKTLAEQDAWDFIRQSGGSMTLATVLPAIIQGPVLGKDFSGSVAMVALLLGGKMPALPRFGSSIVDVRDLVDLHLMAMTAPEAAGQRFAAASDFLWMTDIARTLREHLGARAAKVPTRVLPDVVVRLLALVNSDLRLLAPNLGLRQEFSSAKAQRLLGWHPRPAARSILDGAESLLREGLV